Proteins from a single region of Ziziphus jujuba cultivar Dongzao chromosome 1, ASM3175591v1:
- the LOC107434106 gene encoding copper-transporting ATPase RAN1 isoform X2 yields MAPSLKDLQLSQVVAAGRKSQAIVAGGDDSGDLEDVRLLDAYEASEGVEQGMKRIQVGVTGMTCAACSNSVEAALKSVNGVITASVALLQNKADVLFDPRLVKDEDIKNAIEDAGFEAEILSEPNATGTKPHGTLLGQFSIGGMTCAACVNSVEGILGNLPGVKKAVVALATSLGEVEYDPIMISKDDIVNAIEDAGFEASFVQSSEQDKILLGVTGISSEIDVQILESILSNLKGARQFYIDRNSRELEILFDPEVVNSRSLVYEIEGGSGGKFKLHVASPYTRMTSKDAEEASNMFRLFLSSLFLSIPVFLIRVVCPHIPFVYSLLLWQCGPFQMGDWLKWALVTLVQFGVGKRFYIAAGRALRNGSTNMDVLVALGTSASYFYSVCALLYGAFTGFWSPTYFETSAMLITFVLLGKYLECLAKGKTSDAIKKLVELAPATAMLIIKGKDGRCIGEREIDALLIQPGDTLKVLPGAKVPADGTVVWGSSYVNESMVTGESIPVLKEVGSSVIGGTINLHGALHIQATRVGSDAVLSQIISLVETAQMSKAPIQKFADFIASIFVPTVVSMALLTLLGWYAAGALGAYPADWLPVNGNHFVFALMFSISVVVIACPCALGLATPTAVMVATGVGANNGVLIKGGDALERAQKVKYVIFDKTGTLTQGKATVTSAKVFTGLDRGEFLKLVASAEVSSEHPLAKAIVEYARHFHFFDDSSATKDGEKHSKNSTIPEWLFDVSEFTSLPGRGVQCFIDGKRISVGNRKLMIECGIDIPTHVENYVVELEESAKTGILVAFNGKLIGVLGVADPLKREAAVVVEGLGKMGVRPVMVTGDNWRTARAVAKEVGIQDVQAEVMPAGKADVVRSFQRDGSVVAMVGDGINDSPALAAADVGMAIGAGTDIAIEAADYVLMRNNLEDVITAIDLSRKTFSRIRLNYVFAMAYNVIAIPVAAGLFYPSLGIKLPPWAAGACMALSSVSVVCSSLLLRRYKKPRLTTILEITVE; encoded by the exons ATGGCGCCGAGTCTCAAGGACCTCCAGCTCAGCCAGGTCGTGGCCGCCGGCCGCAAGTCACAGGCAATTGTCGCCGGCGGTGATGACTCCGGGGACCTGGAGGACGTGAGGCTCCTCGATGCTTATGAGGCTTCGGAGGGGGTCGAACAGGGGATGAAGAGGATTCAGGTCGGAGTCACTGGCATGACCTGCGCTGCTTGCTCCAATTCGGTGGAAGCAGCTCTCAAGAGCGTCAATGGGGTTATAACGGCCTCCGTGGCCTTGCTTCAGAACAAGGCCGATGTACTCTTCGATCCTAGATTGGTCAAG GATGAAGACATCAAGAATGCAATTGAAGATGCAGGGTTTGAAGCAGAGATTCTATCTGAACCTAATGCAACCGGAACAAAGCCTCATGGAACCCTGTTAGGCCAGTTCTCAATAGGAGGTATGACATGTGCAGCCTGTGTGAACTCTGTTGAAGGCATTTTGGGAAATCTGCCTGGTGTCAAAAAGGCCGTTGTTGCATTGGCTACTTCATTAGGGGAAGTTGAGTATGATCCTATTATGATAAGTAAAGATGATATAGTGAATGCAATTGAAGATGCTGGTTTTGAAGCATCATTTGTACAGAGCAGTGAGCAGGATAAAATTTTGTTGGGGGTCACTGGCATAAGCAGTGAGATAGATGTACAGATTTTAGAAAGCATACTAAGCAACTTGAAAGGGGCAAGACAATTTTATATTGACAGGAACTCAAGAGAACTTGAAATCCTGTTTGACCCCGAAGTAGTCAATTCTAGATCCTTAGTTTATGAGATTGAAGGGGGGAGCGGTGGGAAGTTTAAATTACATGTGGCAAGCCCTTATACAAGAATGACTTCTAAAGATGCTGAAGAAGCATCAAATATGTTTCGGCTATTCCTCTCCAGTCTGTTTCTCAGC ATTCCTGTCTTTCTCATTCGAGTAGTTTGTCCTCACATACCATTCGTGTATTCCTTGCTTCTCTGGCAATGCGGACCCTTCCAAATGGGTGATTGGTTGAAGTGGGCATTGGTTACTCTTGTTCAATTTGGTGTTGGGAAGCGCTTCTACATTGCAGCTGGCAGAGCCCTACGAAATGGTTCAACTAACATGGATGTTTTGGTTGCATTGGGAACTTCAGCATCTTACTTCTACTCTGTTTGTGCTCTTCTATATGGTGCTTTCACTGGGTTTTGGTCTCCTACATACTTTGAAACAAGTGCAATGCTGATAACATTTGTACTTTTGGGGAAGTATTTGGAATGTTTGGCAAAAGGGAAAACATCAGATGCCATCAAGAAATTGGTAGAACTCGCACCAGCAACAGCAATGCTGATTATCAAGGGGAAAG ATGGGAGATGTATTGGAGAAAGGGAAATTGATGCATTGCTAATTCAGCCTGGTGATACACTGAAAGTTCTTCCTGGTGCCAAAGTTCCTGCTGATGGTACTGTTGTGTGGGGGTCGAGTTATGTCAATGAGAGTATGGTGACTGGCGAATCTATACCTGTCCTGAAGGAAGTTGGTTCATCGGTTATTGGGGGCACAATAAATTTACATGGTGCTCTTCACATACAAGCTACTAGAGTTGGTTCCGATGCGGTGTTGAGTCAGATAATAAGTTTGGTTGAGACAGCCCAAATGTCCAAAGCTCCCATTCAGAAGTTTGCTGATTTT ATTGCCAGCATCTTTGTACCTACAGTTGTTTCCATGGCATTGTTGACATTGTTGGGTTG GTATGCCGCTGGAGCACTTGGAGCCTACCCAGCAGACTGGCTCCCTGTAAATGgaaatcattttgtttttgcCCTTATGTTCTCTATCTCAGTAGTTGTCATTGCATGTCCCTGTGCTCTCGGATTGGCAACTCCAACTGCTGTTATGGTTGCAACGGGGGTTGGGGCTAATAACGGTGTGCTGATAAAAGGAGGAGATGCTTTGGAAAGGGCTCAAAAAGTTAAGTACGTAATATTTGATAAAACGGGCACCCTTACACAGGGAAAAGCCACTGTTACATCAGCGAAAGTTTTCACAGGATTAGATCGCGGAGAATTCCTTAAGTTGGTAGCTTCTGCAGAG GTTAGCAGTGAACATCCACTGGCGAAAGCTATAGTGGAATATGCACGCCATTTTCATTTCTTTGATGATTCTTCTGCAACCAAAGATGGTGAAAAGCATAGCAAAAACTCCACAATCCCAGAATGGCTCTTTGATGTCTCAGAATTCACTTCCCTTCCTGGAAGAGGTGTCCAGTGCTTTATAGATGGAAAACGGATTTCG GTTGGTAATCGGAAGCTAATGATTGAATGTGGAATTGACATTCCTACCCATGTTGAGAATTATGTGGTAGAGCTGGAAGAAAGTGCAAAAACTGGCATACTTGTTGCATTTAATGGTAAATTAATTGGTGTTTTGGGGGTTGCAGACCCACTCAAGAGGGAAGCAGCTGTAGTGGTCGAGGGCCTTGGGAAAATGGGTGTGAGACCAGTCATGGTCACAGGGGATAATTGGAGGACAGCGCGGGCTGTTGCTAAAGAG GTTGGCATTCAAGATGTACAGGCAGAGGTAATGCCAGCAGGAAAAGCTGATGTAGTTCGATCATTTCAGAGAGATGGAAGTGTAGTTGCAATGGTTGGTGATGGTATTAATGACTCTCCGGCTCTAGCTGCGGCAGATGTTGGTATGGCTATCGGGGCAGGGACGGATATTGCTATAGAAGCAGCTGACTATGTGTTGATGAGGAACAACTTAGAAGATGTAATCACAGCCATTGATCTCTCAAGGAAGACATTTTCTCGTATCAGATTGAATTATGTATTTGCCATGGCCTACAATGTGATTGCAATCCCAGTTGCTGCAGGGCTTTTCTATCCTTCCCTAGGGATCAAGTTACCACCATGGGCTGCTGGGGCTTGCATGGCCTTATCTTCTGTTAGTGTTGTATGCTCTTCTTTACTACTTAGGAGATACAAAAAACCCAGACTTACCACTATACTGGAAATTACTGTAGAGTAG
- the LOC107434106 gene encoding copper-transporting ATPase RAN1 isoform X1, producing the protein MAPSLKDLQLSQVVAAGRKSQAIVAGGDDSGDLEDVRLLDAYEASEGVEQGMKRIQVGVTGMTCAACSNSVEAALKSVNGVITASVALLQNKADVLFDPRLVKDEDIKNAIEDAGFEAEILSEPNATGTKPHGTLLGQFSIGGMTCAACVNSVEGILGNLPGVKKAVVALATSLGEVEYDPIMISKDDIVNAIEDAGFEASFVQSSEQDKILLGVTGISSEIDVQILESILSNLKGARQFYIDRNSRELEILFDPEVVNSRSLVYEIEGGSGGKFKLHVASPYTRMTSKDAEEASNMFRLFLSSLFLSIPVFLIRVVCPHIPFVYSLLLWQCGPFQMGDWLKWALVTLVQFGVGKRFYIAAGRALRNGSTNMDVLVALGTSASYFYSVCALLYGAFTGFWSPTYFETSAMLITFVLLGKYLECLAKGKTSDAIKKLVELAPATAMLIIKGKDGRCIGEREIDALLIQPGDTLKVLPGAKVPADGTVVWGSSYVNESMVTGESIPVLKEVGSSVIGGTINLHGALHIQATRVGSDAVLSQIISLVETAQMSKAPIQKFADFHICDLQIASIFVPTVVSMALLTLLGWYAAGALGAYPADWLPVNGNHFVFALMFSISVVVIACPCALGLATPTAVMVATGVGANNGVLIKGGDALERAQKVKYVIFDKTGTLTQGKATVTSAKVFTGLDRGEFLKLVASAEVSSEHPLAKAIVEYARHFHFFDDSSATKDGEKHSKNSTIPEWLFDVSEFTSLPGRGVQCFIDGKRISVGNRKLMIECGIDIPTHVENYVVELEESAKTGILVAFNGKLIGVLGVADPLKREAAVVVEGLGKMGVRPVMVTGDNWRTARAVAKEVGIQDVQAEVMPAGKADVVRSFQRDGSVVAMVGDGINDSPALAAADVGMAIGAGTDIAIEAADYVLMRNNLEDVITAIDLSRKTFSRIRLNYVFAMAYNVIAIPVAAGLFYPSLGIKLPPWAAGACMALSSVSVVCSSLLLRRYKKPRLTTILEITVE; encoded by the exons ATGGCGCCGAGTCTCAAGGACCTCCAGCTCAGCCAGGTCGTGGCCGCCGGCCGCAAGTCACAGGCAATTGTCGCCGGCGGTGATGACTCCGGGGACCTGGAGGACGTGAGGCTCCTCGATGCTTATGAGGCTTCGGAGGGGGTCGAACAGGGGATGAAGAGGATTCAGGTCGGAGTCACTGGCATGACCTGCGCTGCTTGCTCCAATTCGGTGGAAGCAGCTCTCAAGAGCGTCAATGGGGTTATAACGGCCTCCGTGGCCTTGCTTCAGAACAAGGCCGATGTACTCTTCGATCCTAGATTGGTCAAG GATGAAGACATCAAGAATGCAATTGAAGATGCAGGGTTTGAAGCAGAGATTCTATCTGAACCTAATGCAACCGGAACAAAGCCTCATGGAACCCTGTTAGGCCAGTTCTCAATAGGAGGTATGACATGTGCAGCCTGTGTGAACTCTGTTGAAGGCATTTTGGGAAATCTGCCTGGTGTCAAAAAGGCCGTTGTTGCATTGGCTACTTCATTAGGGGAAGTTGAGTATGATCCTATTATGATAAGTAAAGATGATATAGTGAATGCAATTGAAGATGCTGGTTTTGAAGCATCATTTGTACAGAGCAGTGAGCAGGATAAAATTTTGTTGGGGGTCACTGGCATAAGCAGTGAGATAGATGTACAGATTTTAGAAAGCATACTAAGCAACTTGAAAGGGGCAAGACAATTTTATATTGACAGGAACTCAAGAGAACTTGAAATCCTGTTTGACCCCGAAGTAGTCAATTCTAGATCCTTAGTTTATGAGATTGAAGGGGGGAGCGGTGGGAAGTTTAAATTACATGTGGCAAGCCCTTATACAAGAATGACTTCTAAAGATGCTGAAGAAGCATCAAATATGTTTCGGCTATTCCTCTCCAGTCTGTTTCTCAGC ATTCCTGTCTTTCTCATTCGAGTAGTTTGTCCTCACATACCATTCGTGTATTCCTTGCTTCTCTGGCAATGCGGACCCTTCCAAATGGGTGATTGGTTGAAGTGGGCATTGGTTACTCTTGTTCAATTTGGTGTTGGGAAGCGCTTCTACATTGCAGCTGGCAGAGCCCTACGAAATGGTTCAACTAACATGGATGTTTTGGTTGCATTGGGAACTTCAGCATCTTACTTCTACTCTGTTTGTGCTCTTCTATATGGTGCTTTCACTGGGTTTTGGTCTCCTACATACTTTGAAACAAGTGCAATGCTGATAACATTTGTACTTTTGGGGAAGTATTTGGAATGTTTGGCAAAAGGGAAAACATCAGATGCCATCAAGAAATTGGTAGAACTCGCACCAGCAACAGCAATGCTGATTATCAAGGGGAAAG ATGGGAGATGTATTGGAGAAAGGGAAATTGATGCATTGCTAATTCAGCCTGGTGATACACTGAAAGTTCTTCCTGGTGCCAAAGTTCCTGCTGATGGTACTGTTGTGTGGGGGTCGAGTTATGTCAATGAGAGTATGGTGACTGGCGAATCTATACCTGTCCTGAAGGAAGTTGGTTCATCGGTTATTGGGGGCACAATAAATTTACATGGTGCTCTTCACATACAAGCTACTAGAGTTGGTTCCGATGCGGTGTTGAGTCAGATAATAAGTTTGGTTGAGACAGCCCAAATGTCCAAAGCTCCCATTCAGAAGTTTGCTGATTTT CATATTTGTGACTTGCAGATTGCCAGCATCTTTGTACCTACAGTTGTTTCCATGGCATTGTTGACATTGTTGGGTTG GTATGCCGCTGGAGCACTTGGAGCCTACCCAGCAGACTGGCTCCCTGTAAATGgaaatcattttgtttttgcCCTTATGTTCTCTATCTCAGTAGTTGTCATTGCATGTCCCTGTGCTCTCGGATTGGCAACTCCAACTGCTGTTATGGTTGCAACGGGGGTTGGGGCTAATAACGGTGTGCTGATAAAAGGAGGAGATGCTTTGGAAAGGGCTCAAAAAGTTAAGTACGTAATATTTGATAAAACGGGCACCCTTACACAGGGAAAAGCCACTGTTACATCAGCGAAAGTTTTCACAGGATTAGATCGCGGAGAATTCCTTAAGTTGGTAGCTTCTGCAGAG GTTAGCAGTGAACATCCACTGGCGAAAGCTATAGTGGAATATGCACGCCATTTTCATTTCTTTGATGATTCTTCTGCAACCAAAGATGGTGAAAAGCATAGCAAAAACTCCACAATCCCAGAATGGCTCTTTGATGTCTCAGAATTCACTTCCCTTCCTGGAAGAGGTGTCCAGTGCTTTATAGATGGAAAACGGATTTCG GTTGGTAATCGGAAGCTAATGATTGAATGTGGAATTGACATTCCTACCCATGTTGAGAATTATGTGGTAGAGCTGGAAGAAAGTGCAAAAACTGGCATACTTGTTGCATTTAATGGTAAATTAATTGGTGTTTTGGGGGTTGCAGACCCACTCAAGAGGGAAGCAGCTGTAGTGGTCGAGGGCCTTGGGAAAATGGGTGTGAGACCAGTCATGGTCACAGGGGATAATTGGAGGACAGCGCGGGCTGTTGCTAAAGAG GTTGGCATTCAAGATGTACAGGCAGAGGTAATGCCAGCAGGAAAAGCTGATGTAGTTCGATCATTTCAGAGAGATGGAAGTGTAGTTGCAATGGTTGGTGATGGTATTAATGACTCTCCGGCTCTAGCTGCGGCAGATGTTGGTATGGCTATCGGGGCAGGGACGGATATTGCTATAGAAGCAGCTGACTATGTGTTGATGAGGAACAACTTAGAAGATGTAATCACAGCCATTGATCTCTCAAGGAAGACATTTTCTCGTATCAGATTGAATTATGTATTTGCCATGGCCTACAATGTGATTGCAATCCCAGTTGCTGCAGGGCTTTTCTATCCTTCCCTAGGGATCAAGTTACCACCATGGGCTGCTGGGGCTTGCATGGCCTTATCTTCTGTTAGTGTTGTATGCTCTTCTTTACTACTTAGGAGATACAAAAAACCCAGACTTACCACTATACTGGAAATTACTGTAGAGTAG
- the LOC107434106 gene encoding copper-transporting ATPase RAN1 isoform X3, whose product MTCAACVNSVEGILGNLPGVKKAVVALATSLGEVEYDPIMISKDDIVNAIEDAGFEASFVQSSEQDKILLGVTGISSEIDVQILESILSNLKGARQFYIDRNSRELEILFDPEVVNSRSLVYEIEGGSGGKFKLHVASPYTRMTSKDAEEASNMFRLFLSSLFLSIPVFLIRVVCPHIPFVYSLLLWQCGPFQMGDWLKWALVTLVQFGVGKRFYIAAGRALRNGSTNMDVLVALGTSASYFYSVCALLYGAFTGFWSPTYFETSAMLITFVLLGKYLECLAKGKTSDAIKKLVELAPATAMLIIKGKDGRCIGEREIDALLIQPGDTLKVLPGAKVPADGTVVWGSSYVNESMVTGESIPVLKEVGSSVIGGTINLHGALHIQATRVGSDAVLSQIISLVETAQMSKAPIQKFADFHICDLQIASIFVPTVVSMALLTLLGWYAAGALGAYPADWLPVNGNHFVFALMFSISVVVIACPCALGLATPTAVMVATGVGANNGVLIKGGDALERAQKVKYVIFDKTGTLTQGKATVTSAKVFTGLDRGEFLKLVASAEVSSEHPLAKAIVEYARHFHFFDDSSATKDGEKHSKNSTIPEWLFDVSEFTSLPGRGVQCFIDGKRISVGNRKLMIECGIDIPTHVENYVVELEESAKTGILVAFNGKLIGVLGVADPLKREAAVVVEGLGKMGVRPVMVTGDNWRTARAVAKEVGIQDVQAEVMPAGKADVVRSFQRDGSVVAMVGDGINDSPALAAADVGMAIGAGTDIAIEAADYVLMRNNLEDVITAIDLSRKTFSRIRLNYVFAMAYNVIAIPVAAGLFYPSLGIKLPPWAAGACMALSSVSVVCSSLLLRRYKKPRLTTILEITVE is encoded by the exons ATGACATGTGCAGCCTGTGTGAACTCTGTTGAAGGCATTTTGGGAAATCTGCCTGGTGTCAAAAAGGCCGTTGTTGCATTGGCTACTTCATTAGGGGAAGTTGAGTATGATCCTATTATGATAAGTAAAGATGATATAGTGAATGCAATTGAAGATGCTGGTTTTGAAGCATCATTTGTACAGAGCAGTGAGCAGGATAAAATTTTGTTGGGGGTCACTGGCATAAGCAGTGAGATAGATGTACAGATTTTAGAAAGCATACTAAGCAACTTGAAAGGGGCAAGACAATTTTATATTGACAGGAACTCAAGAGAACTTGAAATCCTGTTTGACCCCGAAGTAGTCAATTCTAGATCCTTAGTTTATGAGATTGAAGGGGGGAGCGGTGGGAAGTTTAAATTACATGTGGCAAGCCCTTATACAAGAATGACTTCTAAAGATGCTGAAGAAGCATCAAATATGTTTCGGCTATTCCTCTCCAGTCTGTTTCTCAGC ATTCCTGTCTTTCTCATTCGAGTAGTTTGTCCTCACATACCATTCGTGTATTCCTTGCTTCTCTGGCAATGCGGACCCTTCCAAATGGGTGATTGGTTGAAGTGGGCATTGGTTACTCTTGTTCAATTTGGTGTTGGGAAGCGCTTCTACATTGCAGCTGGCAGAGCCCTACGAAATGGTTCAACTAACATGGATGTTTTGGTTGCATTGGGAACTTCAGCATCTTACTTCTACTCTGTTTGTGCTCTTCTATATGGTGCTTTCACTGGGTTTTGGTCTCCTACATACTTTGAAACAAGTGCAATGCTGATAACATTTGTACTTTTGGGGAAGTATTTGGAATGTTTGGCAAAAGGGAAAACATCAGATGCCATCAAGAAATTGGTAGAACTCGCACCAGCAACAGCAATGCTGATTATCAAGGGGAAAG ATGGGAGATGTATTGGAGAAAGGGAAATTGATGCATTGCTAATTCAGCCTGGTGATACACTGAAAGTTCTTCCTGGTGCCAAAGTTCCTGCTGATGGTACTGTTGTGTGGGGGTCGAGTTATGTCAATGAGAGTATGGTGACTGGCGAATCTATACCTGTCCTGAAGGAAGTTGGTTCATCGGTTATTGGGGGCACAATAAATTTACATGGTGCTCTTCACATACAAGCTACTAGAGTTGGTTCCGATGCGGTGTTGAGTCAGATAATAAGTTTGGTTGAGACAGCCCAAATGTCCAAAGCTCCCATTCAGAAGTTTGCTGATTTT CATATTTGTGACTTGCAGATTGCCAGCATCTTTGTACCTACAGTTGTTTCCATGGCATTGTTGACATTGTTGGGTTG GTATGCCGCTGGAGCACTTGGAGCCTACCCAGCAGACTGGCTCCCTGTAAATGgaaatcattttgtttttgcCCTTATGTTCTCTATCTCAGTAGTTGTCATTGCATGTCCCTGTGCTCTCGGATTGGCAACTCCAACTGCTGTTATGGTTGCAACGGGGGTTGGGGCTAATAACGGTGTGCTGATAAAAGGAGGAGATGCTTTGGAAAGGGCTCAAAAAGTTAAGTACGTAATATTTGATAAAACGGGCACCCTTACACAGGGAAAAGCCACTGTTACATCAGCGAAAGTTTTCACAGGATTAGATCGCGGAGAATTCCTTAAGTTGGTAGCTTCTGCAGAG GTTAGCAGTGAACATCCACTGGCGAAAGCTATAGTGGAATATGCACGCCATTTTCATTTCTTTGATGATTCTTCTGCAACCAAAGATGGTGAAAAGCATAGCAAAAACTCCACAATCCCAGAATGGCTCTTTGATGTCTCAGAATTCACTTCCCTTCCTGGAAGAGGTGTCCAGTGCTTTATAGATGGAAAACGGATTTCG GTTGGTAATCGGAAGCTAATGATTGAATGTGGAATTGACATTCCTACCCATGTTGAGAATTATGTGGTAGAGCTGGAAGAAAGTGCAAAAACTGGCATACTTGTTGCATTTAATGGTAAATTAATTGGTGTTTTGGGGGTTGCAGACCCACTCAAGAGGGAAGCAGCTGTAGTGGTCGAGGGCCTTGGGAAAATGGGTGTGAGACCAGTCATGGTCACAGGGGATAATTGGAGGACAGCGCGGGCTGTTGCTAAAGAG GTTGGCATTCAAGATGTACAGGCAGAGGTAATGCCAGCAGGAAAAGCTGATGTAGTTCGATCATTTCAGAGAGATGGAAGTGTAGTTGCAATGGTTGGTGATGGTATTAATGACTCTCCGGCTCTAGCTGCGGCAGATGTTGGTATGGCTATCGGGGCAGGGACGGATATTGCTATAGAAGCAGCTGACTATGTGTTGATGAGGAACAACTTAGAAGATGTAATCACAGCCATTGATCTCTCAAGGAAGACATTTTCTCGTATCAGATTGAATTATGTATTTGCCATGGCCTACAATGTGATTGCAATCCCAGTTGCTGCAGGGCTTTTCTATCCTTCCCTAGGGATCAAGTTACCACCATGGGCTGCTGGGGCTTGCATGGCCTTATCTTCTGTTAGTGTTGTATGCTCTTCTTTACTACTTAGGAGATACAAAAAACCCAGACTTACCACTATACTGGAAATTACTGTAGAGTAG